In Chitinophagales bacterium, a single genomic region encodes these proteins:
- a CDS encoding alpha-2-macroglobulin, whose translation MQPSVKYSIFSLLFLIITLPMFSQTPIKTYDKEWKKIDTHIENGLPQSAVTEVKKLLALAKKEKQEAQVIKALIYYTAFQGETREDNPLLSIKDLEKEIPTASPAAKAILHNLIATQYWAIFRDMRWQIYNRTNTISFKKDDPLTWTISDFHKKISTHFKSALADRVLLQKTDLKPYNAIIEKGNTRHLRPTLYDLLAHHALAYFESDESDLDRPADAFEINASSAFDPAADFITRKFDTRDTLSLRRQALLIYQELIRFHLNDVKPDALIDADLKRLDFVKENSTHPDKEELHLLALNHIAKQYGSLPAAAQAWYLLADHHYQLVNDYEPLKDTTHRWERVKALEICNQILTSKDSSEGWVNAYNLRLNILKTETFFQLEKVNLPNQAFRVFLSYRNTPVIYLRLVQVEKEMKKKMEDLYEKENWQYLLKAPVFKSWEQALPLPADHLQHTTEIPVEGIGSGEYLLITSTAKDFDIDKSTLSARHFFVSPISFVRNGKEIYVLHRETGQPLAGAKIDAWKRTYNQKEAEYVEEWYKRYETNQNGYVELSDIMQESDRNSPYKLAITYQKDSLLLDEWMSDYYWSRNNTENEAPIDNRQYFFFTDRAIYRPGQTVYFKAIGIIPDAEKRFIPLTRHKSKYILRNVNSDIVDSLVLTSNEYGSVSGSFRLPSTGLTGQFTLQDADGHGFNFFSVEEYKRPKFFVEYEKIKGAYRVGDTITVTGSAQAYAGNAIDGAKVKYRVVREARFIYPWLFKRWWQPSSPSQEIVNGETTTDAAGKFRIDFAAIPDKSLDKKLEPVFDYTVYADVVDINGETRTGETTVSAGYKGLMLSTAIPGQVTLDSLKSLTILTQNMNGEFEPAQIEVGISALKIEQRLLRPRFWERPESQILSKEEYTRRFPHDIYAGEDDWENWEKEKIVYTKKDSARTKGEFPLTGARLPAGYYEIMVTAKNEKGEEAKDIRYIEIVDEKASQLLRPQYLWTRRSESIEPGETTSIQIGTSAPNVYLVKEEYREAKKGQKQDRFGLQVTTTQQTLQTGKTSFPVTATEEDRGGFGITAFMVRDNRFYQFQDRIEVPWSNKDLQVEFKTFRDKTLPGSDEKWSVRIKGYKSEMVAAEMLASMYDASLDQIVDHDWNRPYIWPYLFATRSWDPGANFKLENASKWEKDEEEKYLIKQYDELIDLANTRGGYKMKSMAPGVGNARAMEKMAVNVLDAKFSKAEDITASEGYYNEDGDGVTDTTKMIQNPQDIPAPSIRKNLQETAFFFPDLRTDSEGNIEFSFTTPEALTTWKLQTLAHTKDLAFNQSAKLLITQKPLMVQPNPPRFLREGDKMEFSGKIVNMTEEEITGQAQLLLFDATNNQSVDGWFQNVFPNQYFTVPAGQSVAVKFPIEVPFLFDRALTWRIVASSSATNTLALGAYSDGEEAMLPVLTNRMLVTETLPLHLRDTGTKTFKFDKLLKAGASETLQHHSLTVEYTSNPVWYAVQSLPYLMEYPYECAEQTWNRYYANALAGLIANSSPRIKAVFESWKGKDTAALLSNLQKNEELKSILLEETPWVLDARNESEQKKKIALLFDLYRLSDEANSSLEKLTRMQNASGAFVWFQGGPDDRYITQYIVTGIGHLLKLNAASAAEKKTLENILAKALPYLDKKIKDDHDQLKKRKANLTLNQIGQTQVQYLYLRSFFPDKKIPAASQAAYTYYRTQAQKFWTKQGKYAQGMIALALHRTKDTKTPAAVIKSLKETSINNPELGRYWKLSSGWFWYHAPVETQALLIEAFSEIGNNQTTVNELKTWLLKNKQTNHWSTTKATAEACYSLLLRGEDWLSQGHEVRIDLGPAFVTSGTGAEAGTGYIKKTIEGRLVEPAMGEIKVQVKNTATATSGGSPSWGAVYWQYFEDLDKITSAETPLKLNKKIFIKKNEERGPVLHPINEGDVANVGDRITVRIELRVDRDMEYVHMKDMRASSLEPVNVLSGYRWQDGLGYYESTHDASTNFFFHSLRKGTYVFEYELFVTHKGEFSNGVTTIQCMYAPEFSSHSEGVRVVVE comes from the coding sequence ATGCAACCTTCTGTGAAATATTCCATCTTTAGCCTTCTCTTTTTAATCATCACCTTGCCTATGTTTTCGCAAACACCCATCAAGACCTACGACAAAGAATGGAAGAAGATCGATACGCATATTGAAAACGGTTTGCCCCAAAGTGCAGTGACCGAAGTAAAAAAATTGCTGGCCCTGGCCAAAAAGGAAAAACAGGAGGCCCAGGTTATCAAAGCCCTGATCTATTATACAGCCTTCCAGGGAGAAACAAGGGAGGATAACCCACTCCTTTCTATTAAAGACCTCGAAAAAGAAATCCCAACCGCCAGCCCGGCGGCTAAAGCCATTCTCCACAACCTGATCGCCACTCAGTATTGGGCCATCTTCCGGGATATGCGTTGGCAGATCTACAACCGCACAAATACGATCAGCTTTAAGAAGGATGATCCATTGACCTGGACAATTAGCGATTTTCATAAAAAGATCAGTACGCATTTCAAATCCGCTCTGGCTGATAGAGTATTATTGCAAAAAACCGATCTCAAACCCTATAATGCGATCATCGAAAAAGGAAATACCCGTCACCTTCGTCCTACCTTATATGATCTGCTGGCCCATCATGCCCTGGCCTATTTTGAAAGTGATGAGAGCGACCTCGACCGACCGGCCGATGCCTTTGAGATCAATGCCTCTTCGGCCTTTGATCCCGCTGCTGATTTCATCACCCGAAAATTTGATACCCGGGATACACTCTCTCTTCGTCGTCAGGCGCTGCTAATCTATCAGGAACTGATCCGGTTTCATTTGAATGATGTAAAACCCGATGCCCTGATCGACGCCGATCTGAAGCGATTGGATTTTGTCAAAGAAAATTCCACCCATCCTGATAAAGAGGAATTGCATTTACTCGCCCTTAATCATATCGCGAAACAATACGGCTCCTTACCAGCCGCGGCCCAAGCCTGGTACCTCCTTGCCGATCATCATTACCAACTGGTCAACGATTATGAACCCTTAAAGGATACCACTCATCGTTGGGAAAGAGTAAAGGCACTGGAGATCTGCAATCAGATACTGACTTCCAAAGACAGCTCAGAAGGTTGGGTCAATGCGTATAATCTCCGGTTGAACATCCTGAAAACCGAGACCTTTTTTCAGTTGGAAAAAGTAAATCTTCCTAACCAGGCCTTCCGCGTCTTTCTCAGCTATCGCAACACGCCGGTTATCTATTTGCGTCTTGTACAGGTAGAAAAGGAAATGAAGAAGAAAATGGAAGATCTCTATGAAAAGGAGAACTGGCAGTATTTGCTGAAAGCACCCGTCTTCAAAAGTTGGGAACAAGCGCTCCCCTTGCCCGCTGATCATCTTCAGCATACGACCGAAATCCCCGTGGAAGGGATTGGCTCCGGAGAGTATTTACTGATCACCTCAACGGCAAAGGATTTTGATATTGATAAATCAACTCTTTCTGCCCGCCACTTTTTTGTATCTCCTATCAGTTTTGTTCGGAATGGCAAAGAAATCTATGTGCTACACCGCGAAACTGGTCAGCCGCTGGCCGGCGCGAAAATAGACGCCTGGAAACGGACCTATAACCAGAAAGAAGCAGAATACGTGGAAGAATGGTATAAGCGTTACGAGACAAATCAAAATGGATATGTCGAGTTGTCTGACATCATGCAGGAGTCGGACCGCAACTCGCCCTATAAACTGGCTATCACCTACCAAAAAGATTCCTTATTGCTGGATGAATGGATGAGTGATTATTACTGGTCAAGAAACAATACCGAAAACGAAGCGCCGATCGATAACCGCCAATACTTTTTCTTTACCGACCGGGCCATTTACCGTCCGGGACAAACTGTTTATTTCAAAGCGATCGGTATCATCCCTGACGCCGAAAAAAGATTCATCCCGCTTACGCGTCATAAAAGCAAGTATATCCTGCGTAATGTAAACTCAGATATTGTAGACAGCCTGGTGCTTACTTCGAATGAATATGGTTCCGTATCCGGTTCCTTCCGTCTGCCTTCTACAGGATTGACGGGACAATTCACCTTACAGGATGCAGATGGCCATGGTTTCAACTTTTTTTCTGTGGAAGAATACAAAAGGCCCAAATTCTTTGTGGAATATGAGAAAATAAAAGGGGCTTACCGGGTCGGTGACACGATCACAGTCACCGGATCGGCCCAGGCCTATGCCGGTAATGCCATTGACGGCGCCAAAGTAAAATACCGGGTGGTGCGCGAGGCGCGTTTCATTTATCCCTGGCTGTTCAAACGCTGGTGGCAGCCTTCCTCTCCTTCACAGGAGATCGTTAACGGTGAAACCACCACCGATGCGGCAGGAAAGTTCCGGATCGATTTTGCGGCTATACCCGATAAAAGCCTGGACAAAAAACTGGAGCCTGTATTTGATTACACCGTGTATGCGGATGTGGTGGATATCAATGGAGAAACCCGCACCGGAGAAACCACCGTTTCCGCCGGATACAAAGGGTTGATGCTCTCTACCGCCATTCCCGGGCAGGTTACCCTGGACAGCCTGAAAAGCCTGACCATTTTAACCCAAAACATGAACGGGGAATTTGAACCCGCGCAAATAGAAGTAGGTATTTCCGCTCTGAAGATCGAGCAACGTTTGTTGCGTCCCCGTTTCTGGGAAAGACCGGAATCGCAGATCTTATCGAAAGAAGAATACACCCGTCGTTTCCCCCATGATATCTATGCTGGCGAAGATGACTGGGAAAATTGGGAAAAAGAAAAGATCGTCTATACCAAAAAAGACAGTGCCCGGACAAAAGGAGAATTTCCGCTTACCGGTGCGCGTCTTCCTGCCGGTTATTACGAAATAATGGTTACCGCCAAAAATGAAAAGGGCGAAGAAGCCAAAGACATCCGGTATATCGAGATCGTTGATGAAAAAGCCAGCCAGCTCCTCAGGCCTCAATACCTGTGGACACGTCGTAGTGAATCGATTGAACCCGGCGAAACAACCTCGATTCAGATTGGCACGTCGGCACCCAATGTGTATTTAGTAAAAGAAGAATACCGGGAGGCAAAAAAGGGACAAAAACAAGACCGGTTTGGATTACAGGTCACCACCACCCAACAAACCTTACAGACCGGCAAAACCTCTTTCCCTGTCACCGCTACCGAAGAAGACCGGGGCGGGTTTGGTATCACGGCCTTCATGGTGCGGGACAATCGTTTTTACCAATTCCAGGACCGGATCGAGGTACCGTGGAGCAATAAGGACCTGCAGGTGGAGTTCAAAACCTTCCGTGATAAAACACTTCCTGGTTCAGATGAAAAATGGTCGGTCAGGATAAAAGGGTATAAGAGTGAAATGGTCGCTGCTGAAATGCTCGCGAGTATGTATGATGCCTCGCTCGACCAGATCGTTGATCACGATTGGAACCGTCCCTATATCTGGCCCTATTTATTCGCCACCAGAAGCTGGGATCCGGGTGCAAACTTTAAGCTGGAAAATGCGTCAAAATGGGAAAAGGACGAAGAGGAGAAGTATCTGATCAAACAATACGATGAATTGATAGATCTTGCTAATACACGAGGAGGATACAAAATGAAGAGTATGGCACCGGGTGTTGGCAACGCGCGCGCCATGGAAAAAATGGCAGTTAATGTGTTAGACGCAAAGTTTAGTAAAGCAGAAGACATTACTGCATCGGAGGGGTATTATAACGAAGACGGAGATGGAGTAACGGATACAACAAAAATGATCCAAAATCCACAAGATATCCCGGCACCCTCCATACGCAAGAACCTCCAGGAAACGGCCTTCTTCTTTCCTGACCTGAGAACAGACAGCGAAGGAAATATCGAATTCTCCTTCACAACACCAGAAGCCCTGACCACCTGGAAACTTCAAACACTGGCGCATACCAAAGATCTGGCTTTTAACCAGTCAGCCAAACTCCTTATCACCCAGAAACCCCTGATGGTACAACCCAACCCTCCGCGTTTCTTACGCGAAGGCGATAAGATGGAATTCAGTGGAAAGATCGTGAACATGACAGAAGAGGAGATCACCGGGCAGGCTCAACTCCTTTTGTTCGATGCCACCAATAACCAATCAGTAGATGGCTGGTTTCAGAACGTGTTTCCCAATCAGTACTTCACCGTACCGGCCGGACAAAGCGTAGCGGTTAAATTCCCCATCGAAGTACCATTTCTGTTTGACCGGGCACTGACCTGGCGCATCGTGGCCAGTTCCTCGGCCACAAATACCCTGGCACTGGGTGCCTATAGCGATGGCGAAGAAGCCATGCTACCGGTATTGACCAACCGTATGCTGGTGACAGAGACCCTTCCCCTTCACCTGCGGGATACGGGTACAAAGACCTTCAAATTTGACAAACTACTGAAAGCAGGTGCCTCGGAAACCTTGCAACACCATAGTCTCACCGTAGAATATACCTCCAATCCCGTTTGGTATGCCGTGCAAAGCCTGCCCTACTTAATGGAGTATCCCTACGAATGTGCCGAGCAGACCTGGAACCGGTATTATGCCAATGCACTGGCCGGATTGATCGCTAATAGTTCTCCACGGATCAAAGCCGTATTTGAATCCTGGAAAGGAAAAGATACCGCTGCCTTGTTAAGCAACCTGCAAAAAAATGAAGAACTGAAATCCATTCTCCTCGAAGAAACCCCCTGGGTGCTTGATGCCCGCAATGAATCAGAACAAAAGAAAAAGATCGCATTGCTTTTTGATCTCTATCGACTCAGCGATGAAGCAAATAGCAGTCTGGAAAAACTAACGCGGATGCAAAACGCCAGCGGCGCCTTTGTATGGTTTCAGGGCGGACCCGATGACCGGTATATTACCCAGTACATCGTCACCGGTATCGGGCATCTGCTAAAACTGAATGCGGCTTCTGCTGCGGAAAAGAAAACCCTGGAGAATATACTGGCTAAAGCCCTTCCCTATCTCGATAAAAAAATAAAAGATGACCATGACCAATTGAAAAAGCGAAAAGCCAATCTCACCCTGAACCAAATTGGCCAGACACAGGTGCAATACCTCTACCTCCGGAGTTTCTTCCCCGATAAGAAAATACCCGCTGCCTCTCAGGCCGCTTATACCTATTACCGGACACAGGCCCAGAAATTCTGGACCAAACAAGGAAAATATGCGCAAGGCATGATCGCCCTGGCCCTGCATCGGACCAAGGATACCAAGACCCCGGCCGCAGTTATTAAATCCTTAAAAGAAACCTCGATCAATAATCCCGAACTCGGTCGCTATTGGAAACTTTCTTCCGGTTGGTTCTGGTACCACGCCCCTGTAGAAACACAGGCCTTGTTGATCGAAGCATTCTCTGAGATCGGAAACAATCAAACCACCGTCAATGAATTAAAGACCTGGTTGCTGAAAAACAAACAAACCAATCATTGGTCAACCACCAAGGCTACGGCAGAAGCTTGTTACAGTTTATTGCTACGGGGAGAAGACTGGCTAAGCCAGGGACATGAGGTTCGGATCGATCTGGGGCCAGCCTTTGTTACCTCCGGTACAGGCGCTGAAGCGGGAACCGGATATATCAAAAAGACCATTGAAGGCCGTCTGGTAGAGCCTGCCATGGGAGAAATCAAGGTCCAGGTAAAAAATACAGCAACGGCTACATCAGGTGGCTCGCCCTCCTGGGGGGCTGTTTACTGGCAGTATTTTGAGGACCTGGATAAGATCACCTCTGCGGAAACACCCCTCAAACTCAACAAAAAAATATTCATTAAAAAGAATGAGGAACGCGGGCCGGTATTACATCCCATCAATGAAGGCGATGTAGCTAATGTAGGTGACCGCATCACTGTTCGAATAGAATTGCGGGTAGATCGTGATATGGAATATGTGCACATGAAAGATATGCGCGCCAGTTCGCTTGAACCCGTGAATGTTTTGAGTGGCTATCGCTGGCAGGATGGACTGGGCTACTACGAAAGCACCCACGATGCGAGCACTAACTTCTTCTTTCATTCTTTACGAAAAGGAACCTATGTTTTCGAATACGAACTGTTTGTCACCCACAAAGGCGAATTCTCCAATGGCGTAACAACGATACAATGCATGTACGCGCCAGAGTTTTCGTCGCATAGCGAGGGGGTAAGGGTGGTGGTGGAGTGA
- the sucD gene encoding succinate--CoA ligase subunit alpha yields the protein MSILVNKNSRILVQGFTGSEGSFHATQMIEYGTNVVGGVTPGKGGTTHLDKPVFNTVADCVKQTGANVSIIFVPPAFAADAIMESAEAGIELVVCITEGIPTQDMVKVKNFLLGKNTRLVGPNCPGVITAGECKVGIMPGFVFKAGRIGIVSKSGTLTYEAADQVAKAGLGISTAVGIGGDPIIGTTTREAVELFMNDPDTDGIVMIGEIGGGMEAEAANWIKQSGNKKPVVGFIAGQTAPPGRRMGHAGAIIGGADDTAAAKMKIMAECGIHVAQSPADIGKTMATVISKK from the coding sequence ATGAGTATTCTTGTAAATAAAAATTCCCGGATCCTTGTCCAGGGTTTCACCGGATCAGAAGGCAGTTTCCACGCTACCCAGATGATCGAATATGGCACCAATGTAGTAGGTGGCGTAACCCCTGGTAAAGGCGGAACCACGCACCTGGATAAACCCGTATTCAATACCGTTGCGGATTGTGTGAAACAGACCGGGGCCAATGTCAGTATCATTTTTGTCCCACCGGCCTTTGCCGCCGATGCCATCATGGAATCGGCCGAAGCAGGGATCGAACTCGTGGTCTGTATCACCGAAGGAATCCCTACCCAGGATATGGTGAAAGTGAAGAACTTTTTACTCGGAAAAAATACCCGTCTGGTCGGCCCCAACTGTCCCGGGGTGATCACCGCCGGTGAATGTAAAGTGGGCATCATGCCCGGGTTTGTATTCAAAGCCGGACGCATCGGTATCGTTTCCAAATCGGGCACCCTCACCTACGAAGCCGCCGATCAGGTAGCGAAAGCCGGACTTGGAATTTCCACTGCCGTAGGTATCGGTGGCGACCCCATTATCGGAACCACTACCCGCGAAGCTGTTGAACTCTTTATGAACGATCCCGATACCGATGGTATCGTCATGATCGGTGAGATCGGAGGTGGTATGGAAGCCGAAGCCGCGAATTGGATCAAACAATCTGGTAATAAAAAACCGGTGGTAGGTTTTATCGCCGGACAAACCGCTCCTCCCGGTCGTCGTATGGGTCATGCCGGTGCCATCATCGGTGGCGCGGATGATACCGCTGCCGCTAAAATGAAGATCATGGCCGAATGTGGCATTCATGTGGCACAAAGCCCGGCAGATATCGGGAAAACAATGGCAACAGTCATTTCCAAGAAATAA
- a CDS encoding HAMP domain-containing protein, with the protein MPTKLKTKISLGGVFLFALMILVGASSYFYLDRLATSSQNIVQDNYETLDYSREMILSLDQIRQDSATAFQRFENQLRLQEENITEDQELDATKKLGTLFHVFRSSGGPDSLLYPLREQIIHIMQLNLQAIDRKNQSAQKEATNARTTITVILTICLLVGFTFLFNFPSLVASPIASLTEGIKAIAEKKYHKRIHLERKDEFGELANAFNLMAERLDQYEHSNLSRILFEKQRAEAVINSLKDASIGIDEKGLVLFANQQALHLLGIQEFDIVGKTQEEVREKNDLFRFLLQEQPSLPFKIVVEGKENFFTREMVELPQDGKKPGLIIILKNITPFKELDTAKTQFMATISHELKTPLASSDFTLKLLEDARTGPLNTEQIQLVSNLKEDNRRILRILSELLDLSQVESGKIELNIAPISPTEMIEEARMAILNTANQKNIRVDVSLAADLPLVKADKEKAGWVLNNFLTNAIKYSPPDDNILISCRRDGDRVEIGVTDHGSGIEEGFQGRIFDRYYKVPGKNAVKGTGLGLAISKDLTEAMGGEIGVRSQLGQGSYFYFRLKVAEKA; encoded by the coding sequence ATGCCAACTAAATTAAAAACAAAGATCAGCCTGGGGGGCGTTTTTCTCTTTGCCCTGATGATCCTGGTAGGGGCTTCATCTTATTTTTACCTCGACCGGTTGGCCACCAGCTCACAGAATATTGTACAGGACAACTATGAAACCTTAGACTACTCCCGGGAAATGATCCTGTCCCTTGACCAGATTCGCCAGGACTCCGCAACCGCTTTTCAACGCTTCGAAAACCAATTACGTTTACAGGAAGAGAATATCACTGAGGACCAGGAATTGGATGCCACTAAAAAATTAGGCACTCTGTTCCATGTTTTTCGTTCATCAGGAGGCCCCGACAGCCTGCTTTATCCTCTTCGGGAACAGATCATTCACATTATGCAATTGAACCTGCAGGCGATCGACCGAAAAAACCAGTCGGCACAAAAAGAGGCCACCAATGCCCGTACAACCATCACCGTAATCTTAACGATCTGCCTGCTGGTGGGATTTACCTTCTTATTCAATTTCCCTTCTCTGGTCGCCTCTCCCATTGCTTCATTGACCGAAGGGATCAAGGCCATTGCCGAAAAAAAATACCACAAACGGATCCATCTGGAACGAAAGGATGAGTTTGGCGAACTGGCCAATGCCTTCAACCTGATGGCTGAACGACTGGATCAATATGAACACAGCAACCTGTCACGGATACTATTTGAAAAACAACGGGCCGAAGCGGTGATCAATTCGCTGAAAGATGCCAGTATCGGGATCGATGAAAAAGGCCTTGTACTTTTTGCGAATCAGCAAGCCCTCCATCTATTGGGGATACAGGAATTCGATATCGTTGGAAAAACGCAGGAGGAAGTGCGGGAAAAGAATGACCTGTTCCGATTTCTCCTGCAAGAACAACCCAGTCTGCCATTTAAGATCGTGGTTGAAGGCAAGGAGAATTTCTTTACCCGTGAAATGGTCGAACTCCCTCAAGATGGCAAAAAACCCGGGCTGATCATCATTTTAAAAAATATCACCCCTTTTAAAGAATTGGATACGGCCAAGACCCAATTCATGGCCACGATCTCGCATGAACTCAAAACTCCGCTGGCCTCTTCCGATTTTACACTCAAATTGCTGGAGGACGCACGTACCGGTCCGCTTAATACTGAACAGATTCAGCTTGTATCCAATCTCAAAGAAGATAACCGCCGGATCCTTCGGATCTTAAGCGAACTACTCGATCTGAGCCAGGTAGAAAGTGGAAAGATCGAACTCAACATTGCCCCTATTTCCCCCACCGAAATGATCGAGGAGGCCCGTATGGCCATTCTGAATACGGCCAACCAAAAGAATATCCGCGTAGATGTATCCCTGGCAGCGGATCTTCCCCTTGTGAAGGCCGATAAGGAAAAAGCAGGGTGGGTCCTGAACAATTTTTTGACCAATGCCATCAAATATTCCCCACCGGATGACAATATTCTGATCAGTTGCCGCCGGGACGGTGACCGGGTGGAGATCGGTGTCACCGACCATGGCTCAGGCATTGAAGAAGGATTCCAGGGCCGCATTTTTGATCGTTATTACAAGGTTCCCGGCAAAAATGCCGTTAAAGGCACCGGATTGGGACTGGCCATCAGCAAAGACCTCACGGAGGCCATGGGTGGCGAGATCGGGGTCCGGTCACAACTTGGCCAGGGCAGTTATTTTTACTTTCGGTTAAAGGTGGCAGAAAAGGCATAA